In Paenibacillus sp. 1781tsa1, one DNA window encodes the following:
- the rfbC gene encoding dTDP-4-dehydrorhamnose 3,5-epimerase, whose amino-acid sequence MKVLPLFMDGAAILEPKVYGDHRGYFMESYNEQVLHEQGIQHVFIQDNQSLSAEAGVLRGLHYQLQPKAQTKLVRVISGAIYDVIVDVRTSSPTFGQWKSVILSEYNQRQLLVPQGFAHGFCTLVPHSQVTYKVDAYYSPEHDRGILWNDPALAIDWPVTKPILSEKDQKHPLLKDAELNFD is encoded by the coding sequence ATGAAGGTACTTCCGCTGTTTATGGATGGTGCTGCCATCTTGGAACCCAAGGTTTATGGTGATCACCGTGGATATTTTATGGAGAGTTATAATGAGCAGGTTCTGCATGAACAGGGGATACAGCACGTCTTTATTCAGGACAATCAATCCTTGTCGGCTGAAGCAGGTGTTCTGCGTGGGCTTCATTACCAGCTTCAGCCCAAAGCACAGACTAAATTGGTGAGGGTTATATCAGGGGCTATATATGATGTGATCGTGGATGTCCGCACGTCATCCCCCACTTTTGGCCAATGGAAAAGTGTCATTCTAAGTGAGTACAACCAGCGGCAACTGCTTGTTCCTCAAGGATTTGCTCATGGATTCTGTACCTTGGTGCCTCATTCCCAGGTAACTTATAAGGTAGACGCCTATTATTCACCTGAACATGACCGTGGAATTCTGTGGAACGATCCGGCGCTCGCCATTGATTGGCCTGTGACGAAACCTATATTATCGGAGAAGGATCAGAAGCATCCTTTATTGAAAGATGCTGAACTGAACTTCGACTAA
- the galU gene encoding UTP--glucose-1-phosphate uridylyltransferase GalU produces MRIRKAIIPAAGLGTRFLPATKAMPKEMLPIVDKPTIQYIIEEAVASGIEDIIIVTGKGKRAIEDHFDYSFELEQNLADKQKWDLLNEVRKPSEMADIHYIRQKEPKGLGHAIWCARKFIGNEPFAVLLGDDIVEANHPCLKQMIDVYDELQSPIVGVQPVDWSEVSRYGIVDGELLTPTDERVFRARRLIEKPKTEDSPSNLAIMGRYILTPDIFEILGQQSAGVGGEIQLTDALSRLNEQRQILAYHFDGLRHDVGEKLGFIETSIHYALQRPDLRKDLLKYLEQVVKDQ; encoded by the coding sequence ATGCGTATTCGCAAAGCGATTATTCCAGCCGCAGGGCTGGGTACCCGGTTTCTGCCTGCTACCAAGGCGATGCCTAAGGAAATGCTGCCCATCGTGGATAAGCCAACGATCCAGTACATTATTGAAGAAGCTGTCGCTTCTGGTATTGAAGATATCATTATTGTGACAGGTAAAGGGAAGCGGGCTATTGAAGATCACTTCGATTATTCATTTGAGCTGGAGCAGAATCTGGCGGACAAACAGAAGTGGGACTTGCTTAACGAAGTACGCAAACCCTCCGAGATGGCAGATATCCATTATATCCGTCAAAAGGAACCCAAGGGACTTGGTCACGCCATCTGGTGCGCCCGCAAGTTTATTGGCAACGAGCCTTTTGCTGTCCTGTTAGGGGACGACATCGTGGAAGCGAACCATCCCTGCCTGAAGCAGATGATCGATGTCTACGATGAACTTCAATCTCCGATTGTTGGTGTACAGCCTGTTGATTGGAGCGAGGTATCCCGCTACGGGATTGTAGACGGAGAATTGCTGACTCCTACCGATGAACGTGTCTTTCGCGCGCGCCGCTTAATTGAGAAACCAAAGACTGAAGATTCCCCTTCGAACCTTGCTATTATGGGACGATACATTCTTACACCGGATATTTTCGAAATACTAGGTCAGCAATCTGCTGGCGTTGGGGGCGAAATTCAACTCACGGATGCCTTGTCCCGATTGAATGAACAGCGGCAGATTCTTGCATATCATTTTGACGGACTGCGTCATGATGTTGGCGAGAAGTTGGGCTTTATTGAAACGTCCATACATTACGCGTTGCAGCGCCCGGATCTACGGAAGGATCTCTTAAAGTATTTGGAACAGGTCGTAAAGGATCAATAA
- a CDS encoding DEAD/DEAH box helicase, whose product MAPFTIMDIKLLCGVTAFKRGEDYNQSGRVTNLVVSKDQLHYEAQVRGSERYQVTVDIDEAGEIVAGCSCPGDGRHYDYCKHVAAVLLAIHEWGEQQERNATVASGKPPQPATGQGANTSSNLGSKSRVGTLVEESVWERPQSDSQREQLNDAPERPPVHFAQADRPSSASGWGRSADKPSYRTADQILSMFAKDRRPLHGNDRKYTAPVNRSSLREELQVQFICKLIQVHKGGGKLALELKVGNKRLYVVQKVKQFLNCIEKGEPMSFTKLFHYDPLMHVFTPQDQAILSMLIRMRQSEEAYRQSISGYLGASDGRDILIAPLVWKPLLELLLQADSRMEGTGFANGPLTLGEGVLPLFYRIAQGTNEGYQLEISGLRELILLPAYDAAVVEGQLHMLEPMQMRSLEDLSGALTSYGIKESIDISTQQVDEFVQHVVPELRTLGHLSIDSQVREQIAEPELRPKLYIDFYRERITARLEFDYEVMVINPLAEYLIDEEEKKVILVRDRYKERNLIERLDRSFLERDGSVWASEREDAIYDVMYHLLPELEKQVDIYMPNVVKAMVQSYPTPPKVRADLGRGLDWLEISFEMEGVDEQELQELMRRIVEKKPYFRLKSGVFLSLENEGADSFAHMADSLGIGAGDIKSSHIRLPAVRALQLPGRDEVSGHVKWGGSLKRFLDDLRDPERMDFALPGSLTPILRDYQNSGYQWLRTLAYYRFGGILADDMGLGKTLQSIAYITAVLQEKPEYNIDHTGGDKYRESGSLWGGETLPTSDIDPETGLPLDKMASENTDGSWSTMLKDGLTVRTKVIHPPVLVVAPASLTYNWANEFARFAPHLNVLIAAGQKEERASMLSGMDEADVIVTSYPLLRRDLDTYLGRTFHTLILDEAQAIKNASSQTAQAVKQIQAPRRFALTGTPVENSLDELWSIFEAVFPGLFPSYRRFRDLPPERISRMVRPFILRRLKKDVLEELPDRIETVQRSELTVEQKKLYAAYLSQLQDEASKDMEDNGFQKNRIKILAGITRLRQLCCHPALFVEGYQGDSGKMEQLLETVEDCLASGKRILIFSQFASMLNLIRQTLAAQGRNLFYLDGQTPAQSRVEMCHRFNEGEAELFLISLKAGGTGLNLTGADTVILYDLWWNPAVEEQAIGRAHRMGQKQVVQVIRLVTEGTIEEKILELQQRKKDLIAEVIEPGDGGSTTLSEQDIRELLMV is encoded by the coding sequence GTGGCGCCATTCACAATTATGGATATCAAATTGCTGTGCGGGGTCACGGCATTCAAGCGTGGAGAAGATTATAACCAATCCGGCAGGGTAACCAATCTGGTGGTCAGTAAGGATCAGCTTCATTATGAAGCGCAGGTACGTGGATCGGAGCGCTATCAGGTGACGGTGGATATAGATGAAGCGGGAGAGATTGTGGCAGGCTGCAGTTGTCCGGGTGACGGCAGACACTATGACTACTGCAAACATGTTGCCGCTGTCCTGTTGGCTATTCACGAATGGGGTGAGCAGCAGGAGCGGAATGCCACAGTTGCCTCTGGGAAGCCTCCTCAACCTGCTACAGGCCAAGGAGCCAACACTAGTTCCAACTTAGGTTCCAAGTCCAGGGTCGGGACGTTAGTGGAAGAGAGCGTGTGGGAGCGACCACAGTCTGATTCACAACGAGAGCAACTGAATGATGCTCCAGAGCGTCCTCCAGTTCATTTTGCCCAGGCAGATCGTCCAAGCTCAGCTTCGGGGTGGGGTCGCTCGGCAGATAAACCTTCTTACCGTACGGCGGATCAGATTTTGTCCATGTTTGCCAAGGATCGGAGACCGCTGCATGGAAATGACCGTAAATACACCGCCCCTGTCAACCGATCCTCCCTGCGGGAAGAGTTGCAGGTCCAGTTTATATGCAAGCTGATACAGGTTCATAAGGGTGGGGGGAAACTTGCTCTTGAACTGAAAGTGGGTAACAAACGTCTGTATGTGGTGCAGAAAGTGAAGCAATTCCTGAACTGCATCGAGAAGGGCGAGCCAATGTCATTTACCAAGCTGTTCCACTATGATCCACTGATGCATGTGTTCACTCCGCAGGATCAGGCCATTCTTTCGATGCTTATTCGAATGAGACAGAGTGAGGAGGCCTATCGCCAATCCATCTCCGGTTATCTTGGAGCTTCGGACGGACGGGATATACTGATTGCTCCGCTCGTATGGAAGCCATTGCTGGAATTGCTGCTACAGGCCGACAGTCGGATGGAGGGCACAGGATTTGCCAATGGACCACTCACACTGGGTGAGGGCGTATTGCCTTTATTTTACCGGATCGCCCAGGGAACGAATGAAGGATATCAGCTTGAAATTTCCGGACTGCGTGAACTGATTCTTCTCCCTGCTTATGATGCCGCTGTGGTGGAAGGACAGTTGCATATGTTGGAGCCGATGCAGATGCGAAGTCTGGAGGACTTGAGTGGGGCGCTCACCTCATATGGGATTAAGGAAAGCATCGATATCTCGACTCAGCAGGTGGATGAGTTTGTGCAGCATGTTGTGCCAGAACTGCGTACGCTTGGACATCTGTCCATTGACTCGCAGGTGCGTGAACAGATCGCGGAACCGGAACTAAGACCCAAGTTATACATCGACTTCTATCGTGAACGTATTACAGCACGTCTGGAATTCGACTATGAGGTCATGGTTATTAATCCGCTGGCAGAGTACTTGATAGATGAAGAAGAGAAAAAGGTTATTTTGGTGCGTGATCGATACAAAGAGAGAAACTTGATTGAACGGCTTGATCGATCCTTTCTCGAAAGAGACGGTAGTGTTTGGGCGAGTGAACGCGAAGATGCCATCTATGATGTCATGTACCATCTGTTGCCTGAGCTTGAGAAACAGGTAGATATTTATATGCCAAACGTCGTGAAGGCGATGGTGCAATCCTATCCAACACCGCCGAAAGTACGAGCGGATTTGGGAAGAGGATTGGACTGGCTGGAGATTTCATTCGAGATGGAAGGTGTGGACGAACAGGAACTTCAGGAACTCATGCGCCGCATTGTGGAAAAGAAACCGTATTTCCGTCTCAAGAGCGGTGTCTTTCTCTCGCTTGAAAATGAAGGTGCAGACAGCTTCGCTCACATGGCTGATTCACTGGGAATTGGAGCAGGTGACATCAAGAGCAGCCATATCCGGCTGCCAGCTGTTCGGGCGTTACAGTTGCCGGGCAGGGATGAAGTCTCCGGTCATGTGAAGTGGGGAGGTTCTCTGAAACGTTTCCTCGATGATCTCCGAGATCCCGAGCGGATGGATTTTGCACTGCCGGGATCTCTGACCCCCATCCTGCGGGATTATCAGAATAGCGGATACCAGTGGTTGCGTACCCTCGCTTATTATCGTTTTGGCGGCATTCTGGCGGATGATATGGGACTTGGTAAAACGTTGCAAAGCATCGCCTATATCACAGCGGTTCTTCAGGAGAAGCCTGAGTACAACATTGACCATACGGGCGGTGATAAATACCGGGAGAGCGGATCATTATGGGGTGGTGAAACATTGCCGACTTCCGACATCGATCCCGAAACTGGACTCCCATTGGATAAGATGGCATCAGAGAATACGGATGGTTCATGGTCCACGATGCTGAAGGATGGATTGACGGTCCGAACGAAGGTCATTCATCCTCCGGTACTTGTCGTGGCCCCTGCTTCGCTGACGTATAACTGGGCTAATGAGTTTGCGCGATTCGCCCCGCATTTGAACGTTCTGATCGCAGCCGGTCAGAAAGAAGAACGAGCCAGCATGCTTTCAGGCATGGATGAGGCAGATGTGATTGTGACGTCTTATCCTTTGTTACGCCGGGATCTGGACACCTATCTAGGCCGAACATTCCATACACTCATTCTGGATGAAGCTCAGGCGATCAAAAATGCTTCTTCCCAGACCGCGCAGGCAGTGAAACAAATTCAGGCGCCGCGCCGTTTTGCACTCACAGGAACGCCTGTAGAGAACTCGCTGGATGAATTGTGGTCCATTTTTGAAGCGGTATTCCCTGGTTTGTTTCCAAGCTACAGAAGATTCCGTGACCTTCCTCCAGAACGGATCTCGCGGATGGTGCGTCCGTTTATTCTGCGCCGCCTCAAGAAGGATGTGCTGGAAGAATTGCCTGATCGAATTGAAACGGTACAGCGGTCAGAGCTTACGGTTGAACAGAAGAAACTGTACGCCGCATACCTTTCCCAGCTTCAGGATGAAGCATCGAAGGACATGGAGGATAATGGATTCCAGAAGAATCGTATCAAAATTCTGGCAGGCATCACCCGTTTGCGTCAGTTGTGTTGTCATCCGGCCCTCTTTGTCGAAGGCTATCAAGGCGATTCCGGGAAAATGGAGCAGTTGCTAGAAACGGTCGAGGATTGTTTGGCTTCAGGCAAACGAATTCTGATCTTCTCCCAATTTGCGAGCATGTTGAACCTGATTCGTCAGACGCTGGCGGCACAGGGAAGAAACCTGTTCTACCTCGATGGTCAGACCCCTGCGCAGAGCCGGGTCGAGATGTGCCACAGATTTAACGAGGGTGAAGCTGAACTGTTCTTAATCTCCCTGAAAGCTGGAGGGACAGGGCTAAACTTAACGGGTGCAGATACAGTTATATTATATGATCTGTGGTGGAATCCCGCGGTGGAAGAACAGGCGATTGGCCGTGCCCATCGTATGGGACAGAAACAAGTGGTGCAAGTCATCCGTTTAGTTACCGAAGGTACAATTGAAGAGAAGATTCTGGAGCTACAGCAACGGAAGAAGGACTTGATTGCCGAAGTGATCGAACCGGGAGACGGCGGATCAACAACCTTATCCGAACAGGATATCCGCGAATTGTTGATGGTATAA
- a CDS encoding U32 family peptidase, producing the protein MKTATIRREDVELLAPAGDWDCMRSAVANGADAIFFGVEKFNARARANNFRMDELPEIMAFLHSYGVKGFLTFNILIFENELTDAKELIDACVDAGVDAVIVQDLGLVKMIREISPDFPIHGSTQMTITSPEAVEFTKPFDMERVVLGRENNLKQIQKIGEQAKLPMEVFVHGALCVSYSGQCLTSEMWGGRSANRGECAQACRLPYDLMVDGVHKPMGDVAYLLSPKDLAAIDLMPELIEAGVTSFKIEGRLKTPEYVANVVSKYRKAIDRYFDGDNTPPSKEEVRELQQSFSRGFTHGFLSGTNNKELVDGTFPKSRGVYLGRVDQVLRDGVVLKLDAPVKRGDGIVFDAGDPTKKEEGGRVYDVRRKGVKLEGEAEEGWIVDVVPGRSDVDLRRVKVGDKVWKTNDPALDKRLRQSFETEKPFRVFPVKVKVIGSPGQPLSTWWTDVQKGTTVRIDSEMELDIAQKRPMTQELLEEQFGRLGGTVFQLEGMDVNLHGDVIIPMRELNNIRRQAVEQLAGERPKPPVYVKRAVDVYGDSVKPASPVARGQAELTALCRSLPQVEAAIEAGIGMIYADFEFIKQFPAAVEAVHAAGRKIALATPRIHMPGENGYHNNILRLKPDAVLVRNTGALYFYLRHRMENPDATHPELIGDFSLNIANHKAVELFLEAGCDWITPSYDLNIQQMVDLLGHSRTSQTEVVIHQHLPMFHTEHCVYCTFMSEGTDYTNCGRPCEEQRASLQDRIGMSHPVRVDEGCRNTVYNAVEQSGAEYLTNFMDLGVSRYRVEFLEETPEQVREVIDLYNRALRGEISGTQVWKTLKATNQLGVTRGQLVK; encoded by the coding sequence ATGAAAACAGCAACAATACGAAGAGAAGACGTTGAACTTCTGGCACCCGCTGGTGACTGGGATTGTATGCGTTCGGCGGTAGCCAATGGCGCAGATGCAATTTTCTTCGGAGTCGAAAAGTTTAATGCACGGGCACGGGCGAACAATTTCCGCATGGACGAGCTGCCGGAGATTATGGCGTTTTTGCACAGTTATGGCGTAAAAGGTTTTTTGACCTTTAATATATTGATTTTTGAAAATGAATTGACGGATGCCAAAGAACTGATTGATGCATGTGTCGATGCAGGTGTAGACGCTGTAATTGTTCAGGATTTGGGTCTGGTGAAGATGATCCGCGAGATCTCGCCGGATTTCCCGATTCATGGTTCAACACAGATGACGATTACGTCACCGGAAGCGGTCGAGTTTACGAAGCCGTTTGATATGGAACGTGTCGTTCTGGGACGGGAGAACAACCTGAAGCAGATTCAGAAAATCGGTGAACAGGCGAAGCTTCCAATGGAAGTATTCGTTCACGGTGCATTGTGTGTATCCTACTCTGGGCAATGTCTGACTTCCGAAATGTGGGGTGGACGTTCCGCCAACCGTGGGGAGTGTGCACAAGCTTGTCGTCTTCCATACGATCTAATGGTGGATGGAGTGCACAAACCGATGGGTGATGTAGCCTATCTGTTGTCACCGAAGGATCTGGCAGCGATTGATCTGATGCCGGAACTGATCGAAGCAGGAGTGACTTCTTTCAAAATAGAAGGACGTCTCAAAACGCCAGAATACGTAGCAAACGTCGTAAGTAAATATCGTAAAGCGATTGACCGTTATTTTGATGGAGATAACACACCGCCAAGCAAGGAAGAAGTTCGCGAATTGCAGCAAAGCTTCTCCCGTGGATTCACGCATGGTTTCCTGAGCGGTACAAACAACAAAGAACTGGTGGATGGAACGTTCCCGAAAAGCCGTGGTGTTTACCTCGGTCGTGTAGATCAAGTGTTGCGCGATGGTGTGGTCCTGAAGCTGGATGCACCCGTGAAACGTGGAGACGGAATTGTATTTGACGCTGGAGACCCAACGAAGAAGGAAGAAGGCGGACGGGTATACGATGTGCGTCGCAAAGGTGTAAAACTCGAAGGCGAAGCCGAAGAGGGCTGGATCGTTGACGTCGTGCCAGGCCGCAGTGATGTGGATCTGCGCCGCGTGAAAGTTGGCGACAAAGTCTGGAAAACGAATGACCCAGCGCTGGACAAACGTCTGCGTCAAAGCTTCGAGACAGAGAAACCGTTCCGTGTATTCCCGGTGAAGGTGAAAGTTATCGGCAGTCCGGGGCAGCCGCTTAGCACATGGTGGACAGACGTGCAGAAAGGCACAACCGTCCGGATTGATTCCGAGATGGAACTGGACATCGCGCAGAAGCGTCCAATGACACAGGAATTGCTCGAAGAGCAGTTCGGACGTCTGGGAGGCACCGTATTCCAGTTGGAAGGAATGGATGTCAACCTGCACGGTGACGTTATCATCCCGATGCGCGAGTTGAATAACATTCGCCGTCAGGCGGTAGAACAACTCGCGGGCGAACGTCCGAAACCACCCGTCTACGTGAAACGGGCGGTAGATGTGTACGGCGATTCGGTTAAACCGGCATCGCCAGTCGCTCGCGGTCAAGCCGAGTTGACCGCGCTCTGTCGCAGCCTGCCACAAGTGGAGGCAGCGATTGAAGCGGGCATCGGCATGATCTATGCCGACTTCGAGTTTATCAAACAGTTCCCGGCAGCCGTGGAAGCTGTGCATGCCGCTGGTCGCAAGATCGCGCTGGCAACACCGCGTATTCACATGCCTGGGGAGAACGGTTATCACAACAACATCCTGCGTCTGAAGCCGGATGCAGTGTTGGTACGTAATACAGGTGCACTGTACTTCTACCTTCGCCACCGGATGGAGAACCCGGATGCGACGCACCCGGAACTGATCGGTGACTTCTCATTGAACATCGCCAATCACAAAGCCGTTGAATTGTTCCTGGAAGCTGGATGTGACTGGATTACGCCATCCTATGACCTGAACATCCAACAAATGGTTGATTTGCTGGGCCACTCCCGTACAAGTCAGACCGAAGTGGTTATCCATCAGCATTTGCCGATGTTCCACACCGAGCACTGTGTGTATTGTACGTTTATGAGTGAAGGAACGGACTATACGAACTGTGGTCGTCCTTGTGAGGAACAACGTGCATCCCTGCAAGACCGGATCGGCATGTCTCACCCGGTACGTGTGGATGAAGGCTGCCGTAATACGGTATACAACGCAGTAGAACAGTCGGGTGCCGAGTATCTAACCAACTTTATGGATCTGGGTGTATCCCGTTACCGTGTGGAATTCCTGGAAGAGACACCGGAGCAGGTACGCGAAGTCATTGATCTGTACAACCGTGCATTGCGCGGCGAGATCAGTGGTACACAAGTGTGGAAAACACTCAAAGCAACAAATCAACTGGGAGTTACACGTGGTCAATTGGTGAAATAA
- a CDS encoding stalk domain-containing protein has protein sequence MKKSWIRVLSTGVLTGMLTIGAALPVWASDLTTSELRVKAGSTSAYINGDKQAIAKPYKFKGVTMVPVGVFKKAFGSEIRLEKNDIVKIKEGPHTVTLTIGSSIAWVDGVKNEMGAAPKMVNGVLMVPLRPVAAGIGATLAPNSSGEMVIRLLQTDDSIDDEDDIHADEGKTRIGNSFYGWSINYPADLMVFQTGEQERMMTFGAADNSYYLEVYVSDQDVTLDADDLLQQLVQEAKQSGDTVLDREAVSKGKTPHARIIVKDVDGMLWEMRQYLNEGRQYDVYLADYEALNYKDLGKRAALLNSFQPTYAESDRTIKDLSTVDNGMRSAWNDDYGIELKIPAGWSIDNNQMIYEAKDGAYLQWRVTSAKAGTTVKDWSGQLDKWMRETFTPESYEPIGSYTMDISGETAEVNEFRYNFGGGWQTEFDVLLQKNGYRYYAEYTFPEEQSADRAWFERIMKSVEIDFDTVADNFGQLDEDPYLTDKTKTLTRTSKRYHYSVDIPRYWTPYSDRFEYSPVVYTFTGGEFSIAASEDKSIEMTVSQLREAYAEATKTRKNFQLLRSEELSFAGVPAFSFTYHELDKGVPYAGRQIVFEKDGTTYTITSGLNDANKTDVQAAALEKAVNSFTFIK, from the coding sequence ATGAAAAAGTCATGGATACGTGTGCTAAGCACAGGTGTATTAACCGGGATGCTGACTATTGGAGCGGCATTACCTGTATGGGCATCTGATCTGACGACAAGTGAACTACGGGTCAAAGCGGGCAGCACGAGCGCTTATATTAACGGCGATAAGCAGGCTATAGCCAAACCTTACAAGTTCAAGGGTGTTACGATGGTGCCTGTTGGTGTGTTCAAGAAAGCTTTTGGCAGTGAAATCCGGTTGGAGAAAAATGATATTGTCAAAATCAAGGAAGGTCCGCACACGGTTACCCTAACGATTGGCAGTTCAATTGCCTGGGTAGATGGTGTAAAGAATGAGATGGGTGCTGCTCCCAAGATGGTGAATGGCGTACTTATGGTTCCACTTCGTCCGGTTGCTGCCGGTATCGGAGCGACGCTGGCTCCAAACAGTTCTGGAGAAATGGTCATTCGTCTGTTGCAAACCGATGATTCGATAGACGATGAGGACGACATTCATGCGGATGAAGGTAAGACCAGAATCGGCAACAGCTTTTACGGTTGGTCCATTAACTATCCGGCAGACCTTATGGTTTTCCAGACCGGTGAGCAGGAGCGTATGATGACTTTTGGCGCTGCAGACAACAGTTATTATCTTGAAGTGTATGTCAGCGATCAGGATGTGACTCTGGATGCGGATGATTTGTTGCAGCAACTCGTCCAGGAGGCGAAACAATCGGGAGATACGGTGCTGGATCGTGAAGCGGTGTCGAAAGGCAAAACGCCTCATGCACGGATTATCGTAAAAGATGTAGACGGCATGTTATGGGAGATGCGTCAGTATCTGAACGAAGGTCGTCAATATGATGTGTACCTCGCCGATTACGAAGCCCTGAATTATAAAGATCTGGGCAAACGTGCAGCGTTGCTCAATTCATTCCAGCCAACCTATGCGGAATCGGATCGAACGATCAAGGATCTGTCCACCGTAGATAATGGCATGCGCTCCGCGTGGAATGATGACTATGGTATTGAATTGAAGATTCCTGCCGGCTGGTCGATCGACAACAATCAGATGATCTATGAAGCCAAGGATGGTGCATATCTGCAATGGCGTGTCACTTCGGCGAAGGCAGGTACGACGGTAAAAGACTGGAGCGGCCAACTGGATAAGTGGATGCGCGAGACATTTACACCAGAGAGTTACGAGCCAATTGGCTCATATACGATGGATATCTCGGGAGAGACTGCCGAGGTGAATGAATTCCGTTATAACTTTGGCGGGGGCTGGCAGACCGAGTTCGATGTTCTTTTGCAGAAGAATGGGTATCGATATTATGCAGAGTACACGTTCCCTGAAGAGCAAAGTGCAGATCGGGCATGGTTTGAACGGATTATGAAGAGTGTCGAGATTGATTTTGATACGGTTGCCGATAATTTCGGTCAGCTGGATGAAGATCCTTATTTGACAGACAAAACGAAGACACTTACACGTACGTCCAAACGTTATCATTATAGTGTAGATATTCCGCGTTACTGGACACCTTACAGTGATCGATTCGAATATTCACCTGTGGTGTACACCTTCACGGGCGGAGAATTCTCCATTGCGGCGAGCGAAGACAAGTCGATCGAGATGACGGTCAGCCAACTGAGAGAAGCTTATGCCGAAGCCACCAAAACGCGGAAAAACTTTCAGCTGCTTCGCAGTGAGGAGCTGTCGTTTGCGGGTGTGCCTGCATTTTCCTTTACGTATCATGAGCTGGACAAAGGCGTGCCATATGCGGGTCGCCAGATTGTGTTTGAAAAGGACGGAACAACCTATACGATCACAAGTGGCTTGAATGATGCCAACAAGACAGATGTTCAGGCGGCAGCCTTGGAAAAAGCAGTGAACTCATTTACTTTTATTAAATAA
- a CDS encoding S1C family serine protease, with protein sequence MSVLGKKGIAILMAAVLSISVAATAGAAESKAAMQAKVVDGQVYVNTKDLLKAVGGSGQYDAKSGTFTYKGSEAIPKVIEKVSPSVVGIIGKSTEVQEGASSDDRYNLAHGTGVIIRSNGWIVTNAHVVDGLTNPVVVTTDGNTYKITKTYSDALSDLALIKINAKSLKPASFAKASQTTVGETVIALGTPISFSLRNSATVGVISGLNRGVEATYRLIQTDTAINPGNSGGPLVNLKGEVVGINSMKFSAVGVESLGFSIPVDTVQYIIDQFFKYGKIKRASLGLQLEESWSAIVGLPTDDPLTITGVLSPGAKKAKIKEGDVIYSVAGTRVSSVVDINELLKTYLPGQKVKLLMQTDGDIVTRTLVLADRADIVDEEDEAFLADEEQ encoded by the coding sequence ATGAGCGTGTTGGGTAAAAAGGGGATAGCCATACTGATGGCTGCTGTACTCTCGATTAGTGTAGCGGCAACGGCCGGTGCAGCAGAATCCAAAGCGGCGATGCAAGCGAAAGTGGTAGACGGTCAAGTCTATGTGAACACCAAGGATCTGCTCAAGGCAGTTGGTGGAAGTGGACAATATGATGCCAAATCTGGAACATTCACGTACAAGGGAAGTGAAGCCATCCCCAAAGTGATCGAAAAGGTATCCCCTTCGGTCGTAGGCATTATTGGGAAATCTACCGAAGTACAGGAAGGTGCATCATCAGACGACCGCTATAATCTTGCACATGGTACAGGTGTCATTATCCGGTCCAATGGATGGATTGTAACGAATGCCCATGTGGTAGATGGATTAACAAACCCTGTGGTCGTAACGACGGATGGCAATACATACAAAATTACGAAAACATACAGTGATGCACTCAGTGATCTGGCGCTAATCAAAATCAATGCCAAATCACTCAAACCGGCGAGCTTTGCCAAAGCTTCACAAACCACTGTTGGAGAAACGGTGATTGCCTTGGGTACGCCGATTTCCTTTTCTTTGCGCAACTCGGCAACGGTAGGGGTCATTAGCGGCTTGAATCGTGGTGTTGAGGCGACCTACCGTTTGATTCAGACCGACACGGCCATTAATCCAGGAAATAGCGGAGGACCGCTGGTCAACCTGAAGGGTGAAGTGGTCGGTATCAATTCCATGAAATTTTCTGCGGTCGGCGTAGAGAGTTTGGGATTTTCGATTCCAGTGGATACCGTTCAATATATCATCGATCAGTTTTTTAAATATGGAAAAATAAAACGTGCAAGTCTGGGACTACAACTGGAAGAAAGCTGGTCTGCGATTGTGGGCCTGCCTACAGATGATCCCTTAACGATAACGGGCGTACTATCTCCTGGAGCAAAGAAAGCCAAAATCAAAGAGGGCGATGTCATCTATAGTGTGGCAGGTACACGTGTCTCCTCTGTAGTAGATATCAACGAGCTGCTCAAAACCTATCTGCCTGGGCAAAAGGTAAAGCTGTTGATGCAAACGGATGGCGATATCGTTACCCGCACGTTGGTGCTTGCTGATCGCGCAGACATCGTAGACGAGGAAGATGAAGCGTTCCTTGCAGATGAAGAACAATAA